A genomic window from Zalophus californianus isolate mZalCal1 chromosome 13, mZalCal1.pri.v2, whole genome shotgun sequence includes:
- the ST6GALNAC6 gene encoding alpha-N-acetylgalactosaminide alpha-2,6-sialyltransferase 6 isoform X2, giving the protein MCDPTSLPPGPPAGRRPLPLSRRRREMSSNKEQRSAVFVVVFALITILIVYSSNSAHDVFRYGSPRGRTRRPVDLKKWSITDAYVPILGNKTLPSRCHQCVIVTSSSHLLGTKLGPEIERAECTIRMNDAPTTGYSADVGNKTTFRVVAHSSVFRVLRRPQEFVNRTPETVFIFWGPPNKMQKPQGSLVRVIQRAGLVFPNMEAYAVSPGRMRQFDDLFRGETGKDREKSHSWLSTGWFTMVIAVELCDHVHVYGMVPPDYCSGPAASACPTTTMSPRGQTSASPTSRMSTAARATTTASSPRRGSSPPGPSCMESPSPTPPGPRPPCPWTSHGGTPEATVLPAIQPRAISWPIKAGRSVFGPIWALYPPASEGLGCLLTNQGFELCG; this is encoded by the exons AT GTGTGACCCCACATCCCTGCCCCCTGGGCCACCTGCAGGACGCcggcccctgcccctcagcagaCGCCGGAGAGAGATGAGTAGCAACAAA gaGCAGCGCTCAGCGGTGTTCGTGGTTGTCTTCGCCCTCATTACCATCCTCATCGTCTACAGCTCCAACAGTGCCCATGATGTCTTCCGTTACGGCTCCCCGCGGGGCCGCACCCGCAGGCCGGTCGACCTCAAGAAGTGGAGCATCACTGATGCGTACGTCCCGATTCTCGGCAACAAG ACACTGCCCTCCCGGTGCCACCAGTGTGTGATTGTCACCAGCTCTAGCCACCTGCTGGGAACCAAGCTGGGCCCCGAGATTGAACGAGCCGAGTGCACAATCCGCATGAACGACGCGCCCACCACGGGCTACTCAGCCGACGTAGGCAACAAGACCACCTTCCGTGTGGTAGCCCATTCCAGCGTATTCCGTGTGCTGCGGAGGCCCCAGGAGTTCGTCAACCGGACCCCTGAAACCGTGTTCATCTTCTGGGGGCCGCCGAACAAGATGCAGAAGCCCCAGGGCAGCCTTGTGCGTGTCATCCAGCGGGCAGGCTTGGTGTTCCCCAACATGGAGGCCTATGCCGTCTCTCCCGGCCGCATGCGCCAGTTTGACGACCTCTTCCGGGGTGAGACGGGCAAGGACAG ggaAAAGTCCCATTCGTGGTTGAGCACCGGCTGGTTCACCATGGTGATTGCAGTAGAGCTGTGTGACCACGTGCACGTCTATGGCATGGTCCCCCCCGACTACTGCAG CGGCCCCGCCGCCAGCGCATGCCCTACCACTACTATGAGCCCAAGGGGCCAGACGAGTGCGTCACCTACATCCAGAATGAGCACAGCCGCAAGGGCAACCACCACCGCTTCATCACCGAGAAGAGGGTCTTCTCCTCCTGGGCCCAGCTGTATGGAATCaccttctcccacccctcctggACCTAGGCCACCCTGCCCGTGGACCTCTCACGGGGGCACGCCAGAGGCCACTGTCCTCCCAGCCATTCAACCAAGGGCCATCTCCTGGCCAATCAAGGCTGGCCGGAGTGTCTTTGGGCCAATCTGGGCCTTGTATCCTCCAGCCAGTGAGGGCCTGGGGTGTCTCTTGACCAATCAGGGATTTGAGCTATGTGGTTAA
- the ST6GALNAC6 gene encoding alpha-N-acetylgalactosaminide alpha-2,6-sialyltransferase 6 isoform X4, translating into MCDPTSLPPGPPAGRRPLPLSRRRREMSSNKEQRSAVFVVVFALITILIVYSSNSAHDVFRYGSPRGRTRRPVDLKKWSITDAYVPILGNKTLPSRCHQCVIVTSSSHLLGTKLGPEIERAECTIRMNDAPTTGYSADVGNKTTFRVVAHSSVFRVLRRPQEFVNRTPETVFIFWGPPNKMQKPQGSLVRVIQRAGLVFPNMEAYAVSPGRMRQFDDLFRGETGKDREKSHSWLSTGWFTMVIAVELCDHVHVYGMVPPDYCSQRPRRQRMPYHYYEPKGPDECVTYIQNEHSRKGNHHRFITEKRVFSSWAQLYGITFSHPSWT; encoded by the exons AT GTGTGACCCCACATCCCTGCCCCCTGGGCCACCTGCAGGACGCcggcccctgcccctcagcagaCGCCGGAGAGAGATGAGTAGCAACAAA gaGCAGCGCTCAGCGGTGTTCGTGGTTGTCTTCGCCCTCATTACCATCCTCATCGTCTACAGCTCCAACAGTGCCCATGATGTCTTCCGTTACGGCTCCCCGCGGGGCCGCACCCGCAGGCCGGTCGACCTCAAGAAGTGGAGCATCACTGATGCGTACGTCCCGATTCTCGGCAACAAG ACACTGCCCTCCCGGTGCCACCAGTGTGTGATTGTCACCAGCTCTAGCCACCTGCTGGGAACCAAGCTGGGCCCCGAGATTGAACGAGCCGAGTGCACAATCCGCATGAACGACGCGCCCACCACGGGCTACTCAGCCGACGTAGGCAACAAGACCACCTTCCGTGTGGTAGCCCATTCCAGCGTATTCCGTGTGCTGCGGAGGCCCCAGGAGTTCGTCAACCGGACCCCTGAAACCGTGTTCATCTTCTGGGGGCCGCCGAACAAGATGCAGAAGCCCCAGGGCAGCCTTGTGCGTGTCATCCAGCGGGCAGGCTTGGTGTTCCCCAACATGGAGGCCTATGCCGTCTCTCCCGGCCGCATGCGCCAGTTTGACGACCTCTTCCGGGGTGAGACGGGCAAGGACAG ggaAAAGTCCCATTCGTGGTTGAGCACCGGCTGGTTCACCATGGTGATTGCAGTAGAGCTGTGTGACCACGTGCACGTCTATGGCATGGTCCCCCCCGACTACTGCAG CCAGCGGCCCCGCCGCCAGCGCATGCCCTACCACTACTATGAGCCCAAGGGGCCAGACGAGTGCGTCACCTACATCCAGAATGAGCACAGCCGCAAGGGCAACCACCACCGCTTCATCACCGAGAAGAGGGTCTTCTCCTCCTGGGCCCAGCTGTATGGAATCaccttctcccacccctcctggACCTAG
- the ST6GALNAC6 gene encoding alpha-N-acetylgalactosaminide alpha-2,6-sialyltransferase 6 isoform X3 has product MSSNKEQRSAVFVVVFALITILIVYSSNSAHDVFRYGSPRGRTRRPVDLKKWSITDAYVPILGNKTLPSRCHQCVIVTSSSHLLGTKLGPEIERAECTIRMNDAPTTGYSADVGNKTTFRVVAHSSVFRVLRRPQEFVNRTPETVFIFWGPPNKMQKPQGSLVRVIQRAGLVFPNMEAYAVSPGRMRQFDDLFRGETGKDREKSHSWLSTGWFTMVIAVELCDHVHVYGMVPPDYCSGPAASACPTTTMSPRGQTSASPTSRMSTAARATTTASSPRRGSSPPGPSCMESPSPTPPGPRPPCPWTSHGGTPEATVLPAIQPRAISWPIKAGRSVFGPIWALYPPASEGLGCLLTNQGFELCG; this is encoded by the exons ATGAGTAGCAACAAA gaGCAGCGCTCAGCGGTGTTCGTGGTTGTCTTCGCCCTCATTACCATCCTCATCGTCTACAGCTCCAACAGTGCCCATGATGTCTTCCGTTACGGCTCCCCGCGGGGCCGCACCCGCAGGCCGGTCGACCTCAAGAAGTGGAGCATCACTGATGCGTACGTCCCGATTCTCGGCAACAAG ACACTGCCCTCCCGGTGCCACCAGTGTGTGATTGTCACCAGCTCTAGCCACCTGCTGGGAACCAAGCTGGGCCCCGAGATTGAACGAGCCGAGTGCACAATCCGCATGAACGACGCGCCCACCACGGGCTACTCAGCCGACGTAGGCAACAAGACCACCTTCCGTGTGGTAGCCCATTCCAGCGTATTCCGTGTGCTGCGGAGGCCCCAGGAGTTCGTCAACCGGACCCCTGAAACCGTGTTCATCTTCTGGGGGCCGCCGAACAAGATGCAGAAGCCCCAGGGCAGCCTTGTGCGTGTCATCCAGCGGGCAGGCTTGGTGTTCCCCAACATGGAGGCCTATGCCGTCTCTCCCGGCCGCATGCGCCAGTTTGACGACCTCTTCCGGGGTGAGACGGGCAAGGACAG ggaAAAGTCCCATTCGTGGTTGAGCACCGGCTGGTTCACCATGGTGATTGCAGTAGAGCTGTGTGACCACGTGCACGTCTATGGCATGGTCCCCCCCGACTACTGCAG CGGCCCCGCCGCCAGCGCATGCCCTACCACTACTATGAGCCCAAGGGGCCAGACGAGTGCGTCACCTACATCCAGAATGAGCACAGCCGCAAGGGCAACCACCACCGCTTCATCACCGAGAAGAGGGTCTTCTCCTCCTGGGCCCAGCTGTATGGAATCaccttctcccacccctcctggACCTAGGCCACCCTGCCCGTGGACCTCTCACGGGGGCACGCCAGAGGCCACTGTCCTCCCAGCCATTCAACCAAGGGCCATCTCCTGGCCAATCAAGGCTGGCCGGAGTGTCTTTGGGCCAATCTGGGCCTTGTATCCTCCAGCCAGTGAGGGCCTGGGGTGTCTCTTGACCAATCAGGGATTTGAGCTATGTGGTTAA
- the ST6GALNAC6 gene encoding alpha-N-acetylgalactosaminide alpha-2,6-sialyltransferase 6 isoform X5 yields the protein MSSNKEQRSAVFVVVFALITILIVYSSNSAHDVFRYGSPRGRTRRPVDLKKWSITDAYVPILGNKTLPSRCHQCVIVTSSSHLLGTKLGPEIERAECTIRMNDAPTTGYSADVGNKTTFRVVAHSSVFRVLRRPQEFVNRTPETVFIFWGPPNKMQKPQGSLVRVIQRAGLVFPNMEAYAVSPGRMRQFDDLFRGETGKDREKSHSWLSTGWFTMVIAVELCDHVHVYGMVPPDYCSQRPRRQRMPYHYYEPKGPDECVTYIQNEHSRKGNHHRFITEKRVFSSWAQLYGITFSHPSWT from the exons ATGAGTAGCAACAAA gaGCAGCGCTCAGCGGTGTTCGTGGTTGTCTTCGCCCTCATTACCATCCTCATCGTCTACAGCTCCAACAGTGCCCATGATGTCTTCCGTTACGGCTCCCCGCGGGGCCGCACCCGCAGGCCGGTCGACCTCAAGAAGTGGAGCATCACTGATGCGTACGTCCCGATTCTCGGCAACAAG ACACTGCCCTCCCGGTGCCACCAGTGTGTGATTGTCACCAGCTCTAGCCACCTGCTGGGAACCAAGCTGGGCCCCGAGATTGAACGAGCCGAGTGCACAATCCGCATGAACGACGCGCCCACCACGGGCTACTCAGCCGACGTAGGCAACAAGACCACCTTCCGTGTGGTAGCCCATTCCAGCGTATTCCGTGTGCTGCGGAGGCCCCAGGAGTTCGTCAACCGGACCCCTGAAACCGTGTTCATCTTCTGGGGGCCGCCGAACAAGATGCAGAAGCCCCAGGGCAGCCTTGTGCGTGTCATCCAGCGGGCAGGCTTGGTGTTCCCCAACATGGAGGCCTATGCCGTCTCTCCCGGCCGCATGCGCCAGTTTGACGACCTCTTCCGGGGTGAGACGGGCAAGGACAG ggaAAAGTCCCATTCGTGGTTGAGCACCGGCTGGTTCACCATGGTGATTGCAGTAGAGCTGTGTGACCACGTGCACGTCTATGGCATGGTCCCCCCCGACTACTGCAG CCAGCGGCCCCGCCGCCAGCGCATGCCCTACCACTACTATGAGCCCAAGGGGCCAGACGAGTGCGTCACCTACATCCAGAATGAGCACAGCCGCAAGGGCAACCACCACCGCTTCATCACCGAGAAGAGGGTCTTCTCCTCCTGGGCCCAGCTGTATGGAATCaccttctcccacccctcctggACCTAG